Within the Leptotrichia sp. oral taxon 498 genome, the region TCTTCAGCAAATTCAATATTTATATTATTTTCTTTAAAATATCTTCTTGCGTATGCTGGATATTTTCCTCTCACATGCACATCAGCAAATAAATAATTTTGTCTTTCAAATTCTCTTGCAGCTAATGTATCAAGCGGATGTGATGTCATTGGATAAGCTGGCATTGATAAAATCATACATCCTATTTTAAAATCTGGATTAATTTCATGTCCAACTTTTGTGACTAATGCAGAAGCTACTAATTCATTGTGGACAGCTTGGTACAATTCCTGTTTAGTTGGTTTTACTTCTCCATCAGTTGGAATTCCTCCACTCATAAATGGAGCGTGTAAAACAGAATTTATCTCATTAAATGTCAACCAGTATTTTACCTTATCTTTATATCTTTCAAACACTGTACGAGCATATCTTTCAAAAAATTCAATTAATTTTCTATTTGTCCATCCATTATATTCTCTTGCTAAATGAAGCGGTGTTTCATAATGGGACAATGTTACAAGTGGCTCAATTTCATATTTTGCCATTTCATCAAATAAGTTATCATAAAATTTTAGCCCTTCTTCATTTGGCTCCAATTCATCCCCTTTTGGAAAAATTCTGCTCCAGGCAATCGAAATTCTAAACACTTTAAATCCCATTTCTGCAAACAAAGCTATATCTTCTTTATATCTGTGATAAAAATCAATCCCTTTTAATTTCAAGTTATCTTCTGTAGGCTCCTTCGTAATCAGCACTTCTCCATCAACATTTGCTCCACCTTTTGGAGTTACATCTTGTACCGATAATCCTTTTCCGCCTTCGTTATACGCTCCTTCAAGCTGATTTGCAGCAGTAGCTCCTCCCCATAAAAATCCTTCTGGAAATCTTTTATTAGCCATTTTTCTCCTCCTAATCATTTATTTTAATTCTAACCTTTTTTATTCTTTTTTATTTTAAATCATTTTTAATAAAATATCAAAATTTTTTGAATTTTATTACTCATTTTTTTAGTAATTTTACTTTTAAAACTACCTAATTACTTAACAATTGTAATTAATTCATCTCCAAATTCAACATTTTCCTTTTTCATTTCAAGTACATCTAAGTATTCATCAGTATTAGTAATAATTATAGGCGTTGTCAATACATATCCAGCTTTCTTAATTTCATCAATGTCAAATTCTAACAGTAAACTACTCCCGCCTTTAGAAGCGGGAGCTTCTTGGGAAGTATCTGCTTTTGCTAGCCAAATATATTTACCAAGCTCTTCGGGCAGTCCCTGCCCTGTTTTTTTATTTCCTAATATTTCAACATTCCTTTTCCAACACCTCTTATATTCAGTGCCGCATTGTAATCTCTATCAATTTCAATTCCACAGCACTCACATTTATAACTTCTTTCTGATAATTTCAGTTCCTCTTTAACATTTCCACATTTACTGCAAGTTTTCGACGATGGAAACCACTTATCTATCTTCAAAAATTGCTTTCCCAAAAACATCAGTTTATACTTAAGCATCCTCAAAAATATTCCCCACCCATTATCTCCTACACTTTTCCCAAAATTTAATGCCTGACTCATCCCTTTCATATTCAAATTTTCAACAACCACAGCATTATAATCTTCAGATAATTTTTTCGATAATTTATGCAAAAAATCTCTTCGACAATTCTTGATATACTCATGTAATTTGATATTTTCATTTTTTGTTTATACCAATTTTTAGAAAATTTCACTTTTCTTGACAATGATTTCTGTAATTTCTTCAATTCTTCTTCCAACATCCTAAAATATCTTGGATAATCAGCCCTTTGGTTTTCAGAACTGACAAATAACTCAGACATTGAAAAATCAAGTCCAATCACTTTATCATTACTTGGATTTTTTTGAATTTCTTTTTCAAATTCTGTCAAAACAGAAACATAGTAATCTCCATTACTGTTTGTCAATGTTACTGACTTTATCTTGTAATCCTTTGGTATTTCTCTATGATATTTTAATTTAACTTTTTTCAATTTTGGCAAAACCAAATATAGAAAGCCTACGACTTCTTGCTATCTTTTTGTTAAAAATTTTTTAAATTTAAAAAATCTTCATAATTTCAAAAGAGAGATGATTATAATCAACCATCTCTCTTCCCAAATTTTACATTACTATTTAATTTCCCAATAATTATTATATTCTGTTTATCCATCTTCAATTATCACTCAGATTTGTTTAAACTATTATTTTCTCCCTACTTCAATTGTATTGTACTCCTAATTTCTCTCAATTACAAGTTTTTTTGAAATAAAAAAAATAAGTTTATAATAAAGATTTCTTTAAAAACAATCTTCAAAAATTATGGTTATTTTTCTCAAATCTTATTTTTGCCTAATTTATTTTTATAAGATAATTAAGATAGTTTATAGTAATTTAACAAATAAAAAATACACCTTTAATGCTTTTTTTAACACTTTCAGTGTATTTTTATTCCCTTCTATTCCATTTTTATTTTGAAAAATGGATAAATCCCTTGTTTTAAAATATTTGTTTTTATTTTAGCTAAAAATTTATTAATTTATTCTACAACAAATAACCATTCTTTAGATAATTCGTGATCTCCATTAATAACTTTTTCATATTCACCTTTTAACAATTCATAGAATTTACCAGGTTTTGGTTCAGCATGGAAGTCCAATTGTCCGATTGGTCTTTGGTCTAATGATTCAGCATAAGTGATTTTCATTGCTGTTCCTGTTACCAACAACTCATCTGCTGTGAATACCATTGAACGGTCAATTTTTCCACGATTAACTTTATATCCATTGTATTCCAATAATTCTAATGCTGATCTTACTGTGATTCCTTCAAGAGCTGCATTTCCTGTATCAGGAATAATTACTTGGTCTCTGTAAATTAATACAATATTTGCAACAGAAACTTCTACTACATTTCCTGTGTCATCAAACATTAACGCATCATCATAACCATTTCTTTGTGCATCACTTGTTGCTAGGAATGAATTAATGTAAGAACCACCTGCTTTTGCTTTAGTTGGAATAGACGAATCATTGTATTTTCTATAAGTTGAACTCATTAATTTTAATCCACCTTTTGTGCTTACATAATCTGCAAGAGGTAACATATAAATTGCTAAATCAAAATCAAGTCCTGCTTTTTTTGGTGATAATCTTGGTTCTTTACAGAAAATGAATGGTCTCATGTAAAAATCTTCTTTAATATCGTTCTTTTTAACTAATTCAGTTACGATATTTTTAAATTCATCCCATCCCATGAAAAATTCAAAACCTAACATTTTTGAAGCTGTCATAAGTCTTTTATAATGGTCTTCCAATCTAAAAATTGCAACTTTCCCATTTCTGTAGTATCCTCTAACTCCACCGAAACAAGTTGTTCCATATTGTAAACTGTGAGTCGCGATACTTACTGTCGCCTTTTCAAATTCCACTATTTCTTTATTGAAATATGCGTATTTCATAAATTCAGTTTTACCTGCCATTAAATTTACCTCCAATATTTTTTTATTTCTATTCTTAAATACTATTTTATCACTTTTGTCTCAATATGTAAAATTTTTTTTGAAATAGGCAAAGCAAAATTTCTCAAAAAAATACTAATAAAAAAGCGAAAAATATGTTAGAATATAAAGAGTATAAATTGAATATACAAATAAAAAATTTAAAAATAATATTATAAAAAATGAAAATGGAGGTAGAATGAAACAAACTGTAGCGATTGTTGGTAGACCAAATGTGGGAAAATCGACATTGTTTAATAAATTGGTGGGGGACAGATTATCTATAGTAAAAGATGAGCCAGGAGTTACTCGTGATAGACTTTATCGTGAAATGGAATGGCTGGGAAATAAATTCTTGCTTGTTGACACAGGTGGACTTGAGCCTAGAACTCAAGATTTTATGATGAGTAAAATAAAAAAACAGGCGCAAGTTGCGATTGATGAAGCGGATGTAATTATATTTTTGGTGGATGGAAAAGCTGGAATTACAGGGCTTGATGAAGATGTGGCAACAATTCTTCGTAAACAGGATAAAAAGGTTATCGTGGCTGTCAATAAAATTGATAACTATATGAAGGAGCAGGAAAATATTTTTGAATTTTATGGTCTTGGATTTGAAGAAGTTATTGGAATTTCTGGAGAACACAAGACAAATTTGGGAGATTTGCTGGATGCTGTAGTTGAAAAATTTGATAATAAAAGTACAAAAGAAATTTCAGAAGGGCTTAGCATTGCGATTCTTGGACGACCAAATGCTGGGAAATCCTCGCTTTTAAACAAATTATTGAATAAAGAGCGTTCGATTGTGAGTGATATTGCTGGAACAACAAGAGATACAATTGATTCGGCGTTAAAATATGACGGGGAGATGTATACTCTTATTGATACCGCAGGAATTCGGAGAAAATCCAAAGTGGAAGATGACATCGAGTATTACAGCGTGCTTCGTGCGATGAAAGCCATTAAAAGAGCGGATGTCTGTGTTTTGATGTTAGATGCGACAGAACTTCTGACGGATCAGGATAAAAGAATTGCAGGAATGATTTATGACGAGAGAAAGCCAATTATAATTGCAATTAACAAATGGGATTTGATTGAAAAAAATGACAACAGCGTGAAAGAGTTTAAAGAGCTTGTCAAGGCGGATTTGTCATTTTTGGACTATGCTCCGATTGTGACAATTTCGGCACTAACTGGAAAAAGAACGCTTAATATTTTGGAACAGGCGAAATTTATCAATGAAGAATATCATAAAAAAGTTACGACTGGAATATTAAATCAGATTTTGGCAGAAATTGTTGCACAAAATCCTGTGCCAACTCGAAAAGGAAGAGCAGTTAAACTTAATTATGGGACACAAATTAGTCAAGCTCCACCAAAATTTGTATTTTTCGCAAACAATCCGGAGTTAATTCATTTTTCTTATAAGAGATATATTGAAAATAAACTTCGTGAATATTTTGGATTTGAAGGATGTCCTATTGACATAGTTTTTAATAAAAAAGGTGACAAAATTTTTGGATAAAAGTTTTTTACGAAAGGGAGATAAATGAAATTTTATGATGAAGAAAAAATTTTAAAAGCGAAAAATGTGTTAATGGT harbors:
- a CDS encoding glycoside hydrolase family 1 protein, which codes for MANKRFPEGFLWGGATAANQLEGAYNEGGKGLSVQDVTPKGGANVDGEVLITKEPTEDNLKLKGIDFYHRYKEDIALFAEMGFKVFRISIAWSRIFPKGDELEPNEEGLKFYDNLFDEMAKYEIEPLVTLSHYETPLHLAREYNGWTNRKLIEFFERYARTVFERYKDKVKYWLTFNEINSVLHAPFMSGGIPTDGEVKPTKQELYQAVHNELVASALVTKVGHEINPDFKIGCMILSMPAYPMTSHPLDTLAAREFERQNYLFADVHVRGKYPAYARRYFKENNINIEFAEDDEKLLAENPVDFVSFSYYVSVAAAHNPQDYQSGKGNLLGGLKNPYLEASEWGWQVDPVGLRIVLNDFYDRYQIPLFIVENGLGAKDVLVDGPNGPTVEDDYRIDYLRKHLKQVREAIEDGVEVLGYTSWGCIDLVSASTAQMSKRYGYIYVDRNDDGTGSLNRYKKKSFYWYKKVIESNGENLG
- a CDS encoding aminotransferase class IV; translated protein: MAGKTEFMKYAYFNKEIVEFEKATVSIATHSLQYGTTCFGGVRGYYRNGKVAIFRLEDHYKRLMTASKMLGFEFFMGWDEFKNIVTELVKKNDIKEDFYMRPFIFCKEPRLSPKKAGLDFDLAIYMLPLADYVSTKGGLKLMSSTYRKYNDSSIPTKAKAGGSYINSFLATSDAQRNGYDDALMFDDTGNVVEVSVANIVLIYRDQVIIPDTGNAALEGITVRSALELLEYNGYKVNRGKIDRSMVFTADELLVTGTAMKITYAESLDQRPIGQLDFHAEPKPGKFYELLKGEYEKVINGDHELSKEWLFVVE
- the der gene encoding ribosome biogenesis GTPase Der, producing the protein MKQTVAIVGRPNVGKSTLFNKLVGDRLSIVKDEPGVTRDRLYREMEWLGNKFLLVDTGGLEPRTQDFMMSKIKKQAQVAIDEADVIIFLVDGKAGITGLDEDVATILRKQDKKVIVAVNKIDNYMKEQENIFEFYGLGFEEVIGISGEHKTNLGDLLDAVVEKFDNKSTKEISEGLSIAILGRPNAGKSSLLNKLLNKERSIVSDIAGTTRDTIDSALKYDGEMYTLIDTAGIRRKSKVEDDIEYYSVLRAMKAIKRADVCVLMLDATELLTDQDKRIAGMIYDERKPIIIAINKWDLIEKNDNSVKEFKELVKADLSFLDYAPIVTISALTGKRTLNILEQAKFINEEYHKKVTTGILNQILAEIVAQNPVPTRKGRAVKLNYGTQISQAPPKFVFFANNPELIHFSYKRYIENKLREYFGFEGCPIDIVFNKKGDKIFG